The following proteins are co-located in the Armatimonadota bacterium genome:
- a CDS encoding prepilin-type N-terminal cleavage/methylation domain-containing protein codes for MKRAFTLIELLVVIAIIAILAAILFPVFAQAREAAKKTADLNNMKQIGISMQMYLTDNDDTYPSAYYYRNDASNAGTAPNCGYVNWSGMLQPYTKNLDIFKSPGDKNGGLAPTNFVGNNRGYGVPSGQITSGACSIADDQAPRLSYIPNSMVMPRKRRSADPMNVIQSTSLDEGARTIVLAPMTDSATCINDASSASGTAFKTHRPANAILLPTGAKFQGEDVAEVGLAFYQAVTAQRVRNELKLCEAGTGASTYSHMVYTKPNRFGGNIANYMYGDTHAKAAPLEATLNPTKWQWGLRAYTAGGGEIRTAAGVAVQLV; via the coding sequence GAAGCCGCGAAGAAGACCGCCGACCTCAACAACATGAAGCAGATTGGCATCTCGATGCAGATGTATCTGACCGATAACGACGACACCTATCCGAGTGCCTACTACTATCGAAACGATGCTTCAAACGCAGGCACAGCTCCTAACTGCGGCTATGTGAATTGGTCGGGAATGCTCCAGCCCTATACCAAGAATCTGGACATCTTTAAGAGCCCAGGCGACAAGAACGGTGGTCTCGCACCAACGAACTTTGTCGGCAACAACCGAGGCTACGGCGTGCCATCTGGGCAAATCACGAGCGGCGCATGCAGCATCGCTGACGATCAGGCGCCACGACTTTCCTATATTCCAAACAGCATGGTGATGCCGCGCAAGCGCCGATCCGCTGACCCAATGAACGTGATTCAGTCGACCTCGCTGGACGAAGGCGCGCGAACCATCGTTCTCGCACCGATGACCGACTCAGCAACCTGTATCAACGATGCTTCTTCAGCTTCGGGAACGGCGTTCAAGACTCACCGCCCAGCAAACGCGATTTTGCTCCCAACCGGAGCCAAGTTCCAGGGTGAAGATGTCGCTGAAGTTGGACTCGCTTTCTATCAGGCGGTCACGGCACAGCGGGTTCGAAACGAACTCAAACTCTGCGAAGCAGGTACTGGCGCATCGACCTACTCGCACATGGTGTACACCAAGCCAAACCGCTTTGGTGGGAACATCGCCAACTACATGTATGGAGACACCCACGCAAAGGCCGCTCCGCTGGAGGCAACTTTGAACCCAACGAAGTGGCAATGGGGCTTGCGAGCATACACCGCTGGCGGCGGAGAAATCCGAACTGCAGCAGGTGTAGCCGTTCAATTAGTTTGA
- a CDS encoding helix-turn-helix transcriptional regulator yields MRSVRESVGVSQRELAKLLNLPQSYVSKIERGERQLQALELIEICRLLKVLPSEVLRSYLLTPGEQTYETNERVE; encoded by the coding sequence ATGCGTTCCGTTCGGGAGTCGGTCGGGGTGTCTCAAAGGGAGCTTGCCAAGCTCCTGAACCTGCCCCAAAGCTACGTCTCCAAAATCGAACGCGGGGAACGTCAGCTTCAGGCCCTGGAATTGATCGAAATTTGCCGATTACTGAAGGTTCTGCCGAGTGAAGTGCTCAGGAGCTATCTGTTGACGCCAGGGGAGCAGACCTACGAAACCAATGAGCGTGTAGAATGA
- a CDS encoding class I SAM-dependent methyltransferase: MDRVRDLNPKVVLEIGTHWGGTLLFWAHVAAEDALIISCDLPGGDFGGGYSEARVPLYRGFALKGQTMELVRADSHSPDTLAKIHSILGDRSVDFLFIDGDHTYEGVKADFEMYSNLVRPGGLIAFHDIASSYDRTEVERFWQEVKQVREFEEFISNPGGLYGIGLIRV, encoded by the coding sequence ATGGACCGGGTGCGCGATCTAAATCCGAAGGTCGTTTTAGAGATTGGGACCCATTGGGGCGGCACCTTGCTGTTTTGGGCCCACGTCGCGGCAGAGGATGCGCTCATCATCAGCTGCGATCTCCCAGGTGGCGATTTTGGGGGAGGATATTCTGAGGCCCGCGTGCCGCTGTATCGTGGATTCGCGCTCAAGGGCCAAACGATGGAGCTGGTACGCGCCGATTCCCACTCACCCGACACCCTGGCCAAAATTCATTCGATTCTCGGCGATCGGTCTGTCGACTTTTTGTTCATTGATGGCGATCACACGTACGAAGGTGTCAAGGCGGATTTCGAAATGTATTCCAACCTGGTCCGCCCTGGTGGCCTTATCGCATTTCATGATATTGCGAGCAGCTACGACCGTACCGAAGTCGAGCGGTTTTGGCAGGAAGTCAAACAGGTTCGAGAGTTCGAAGAATTTATCAGCAACCCCGGCGGCCTGTACGGTATCGGCCTTATCCGCGTGTGA
- a CDS encoding ornithine cyclodeaminase: MTRYIDVQAMSALVQRVGLRSMIRQLVEDLRTDFLNWNDFEKSPRTANHCALGVLELMPISNSELFSFKYVNGHPKNPQQGLSTVMAFGALAKMSTGYPMLISEMTILTAIRTAATSVLAASVLARPDSRVMAMIGNGAQSEFQLIAFHEMLGVSEFRLYDVDPEATAKLMRNMGHHPELKLTVCNSAAEAAAGADIITTCTADKTNATILTDSMIQPGVHINGIGGDCPGKTELEAAILNRATVVVEFEPQSRIEGELQQMPADFEVTELWRILDGEVPGRNSADEITLFDSVGFALEDFSALRMIERLARQQPDLGQTLEIMPKMSDVKDLFGMIEPVPATII; encoded by the coding sequence ATCACCCGCTACATCGATGTTCAAGCCATGAGTGCTTTGGTCCAGCGGGTCGGTTTGCGCTCCATGATTCGGCAGCTGGTCGAAGATCTTCGCACCGACTTTTTGAACTGGAACGACTTCGAAAAATCCCCCCGCACTGCCAACCACTGCGCTTTGGGAGTTCTCGAATTGATGCCGATTTCAAACTCGGAGCTGTTCTCCTTTAAGTATGTGAATGGCCATCCGAAGAACCCGCAACAGGGATTAAGCACTGTGATGGCGTTCGGCGCGCTCGCCAAGATGAGCACCGGATATCCGATGTTGATCTCGGAGATGACCATCCTGACCGCTATCCGAACCGCGGCGACTTCAGTACTTGCGGCCAGCGTTTTGGCCCGCCCAGATTCCCGCGTGATGGCAATGATCGGCAATGGCGCCCAATCCGAATTCCAATTGATCGCGTTCCACGAGATGCTCGGCGTCTCCGAATTTCGGCTCTACGACGTCGACCCTGAAGCCACTGCAAAGCTGATGCGCAACATGGGTCACCACCCCGAACTGAAGCTGACCGTTTGCAATTCTGCCGCCGAAGCGGCGGCTGGCGCAGACATCATCACGACTTGTACCGCCGACAAAACCAACGCCACGATCTTGACGGATTCCATGATTCAGCCTGGCGTCCACATCAACGGAATTGGTGGAGATTGCCCGGGGAAAACCGAGCTAGAAGCAGCGATTTTGAACCGCGCCACGGTCGTTGTCGAGTTCGAACCTCAGAGCCGGATCGAAGGCGAGCTACAACAGATGCCCGCCGATTTTGAGGTGACCGAGCTTTGGCGGATTTTGGATGGAGAAGTTCCCGGACGAAATTCCGCCGACGAAATCACGCTGTTCGATAGTGTCGGATTCGCTCTTGAAGACTTTTCCGCGCTCCGAATGATCGAGAGATTAGCCCGGCAACAACCTGACCTGGGTCAAACACTCGAAATCATGCCGAAAATGTCCGATGTGAAGGACCTCTTCGGCATGATCGAACCCGTTCCGGCTACGATTATTTGA
- a CDS encoding tyrosine-type recombinase/integrase, giving the protein MQTALRSLNSDSNIGINDLRRFIKGWILDGEYRQLSPRTLELRRHFLNKLVWWLENEGFESCGTFEIRAFIGYVSNGHLSEAGRWGNPALKTAVKSRTVKDVHGALRTFFRFLVAEGYIPGSPMEGLRPPIHRPDQIQPFTEEQVQALLKASKASQQPKRDEALLLFMIDSGVRVSELCELDFQDVDIVNRKAIVRGKGNKHRAIYFSRETGRVLWRYLRERELEPESPLFESKRGERLTRYGVRQILERLGETSKIEAVRCSPHTMRHTFAVMFLRAGASVFTLKEMLGHTDLAMTNRYVTLAQADIQNQHRQFSPVQALKRR; this is encoded by the coding sequence TTGCAAACAGCACTTCGTTCACTCAATTCCGATTCCAATATTGGGATCAACGATCTTCGCCGCTTCATCAAAGGATGGATTTTAGACGGGGAATACCGTCAACTCAGCCCCAGAACGTTAGAGCTTCGCCGCCACTTCCTCAACAAACTGGTTTGGTGGCTCGAAAACGAGGGCTTCGAGAGTTGCGGAACTTTCGAGATTCGGGCCTTCATCGGCTACGTTTCCAATGGGCACCTATCCGAAGCGGGCCGTTGGGGAAATCCTGCCCTCAAGACCGCCGTCAAGAGTCGAACCGTGAAGGACGTTCACGGGGCACTAAGAACCTTCTTTCGTTTTCTCGTGGCAGAGGGCTATATTCCTGGTTCACCGATGGAAGGACTACGGCCCCCAATTCATCGGCCCGACCAAATTCAGCCGTTCACCGAAGAACAGGTTCAAGCCTTGCTCAAAGCTTCAAAGGCAAGTCAGCAACCGAAAAGGGATGAAGCTCTACTACTCTTCATGATAGATTCTGGGGTTCGAGTGAGCGAGCTTTGCGAACTTGATTTCCAGGACGTGGATATAGTCAATCGAAAGGCCATCGTTCGGGGCAAAGGGAACAAGCATCGTGCGATCTACTTCAGCCGGGAAACCGGAAGGGTTCTTTGGCGATACCTTCGAGAACGCGAATTGGAACCAGAATCACCTCTTTTCGAGTCGAAACGGGGCGAACGATTGACTCGGTATGGAGTACGCCAAATTTTGGAACGGTTGGGCGAAACCTCCAAGATTGAGGCCGTCCGGTGCTCCCCGCATACCATGCGTCACACCTTCGCCGTGATGTTCCTTCGGGCCGGGGCAAGCGTGTTCACGCTGAAGGAAATGTTGGGTCACACCGACCTAGCCATGACGAACCGCTATGTGACCCTAGCCCAAGCCGACATCCAGAACCAACACCGACAGTTCAGCCCCGTCCAGGCTCTGAAGAGACGGTAG
- a CDS encoding DUF3854 domain-containing protein yields MKIKKSTSPQRGQLLPHHLEQLKASGISDEVIAERGYESVTKSEKLKDLQFPWYQAKVPALLIPLYPVGNNPNSADFVSRPDNPRPGEKGKPIKYETPADFEVPIDCPPRCKQDLLDPAIPLFVTEGIKKADSAASRGLCCVSLLGVWQFRNHDWDEIELRRRKVYIAFDSDSLENPHVHDAAKKLTNLLRGLGATVIRLYIPSGPNGEKVGLDDYFAKGGTPEELVTFTTRLRSGKLKIRADLPTIESHEERLEEMVDASIQALVDQNHPPYLFVYGSRLSRLKRCEVNGVLLPQIEDATKDIIIDRLSQSLNYVSVSSNGRRIVNPPDIVARMITARPELPGIPTIKGIATSPFFSKQGKLISEPGYDPESGVYLFIRDGLKLPKLDTSPEGVQRARETIEDLICDFPFEDESSRAHAVAFLISPFVREMIIGPTPMFLFNAPKPGSGKTLLMTTLARVFVGDGVAFTSAPQFEEEWRKRLTSLFKEGVTHGLFDNLARFGSEALNTALTAPDCIWKDRLLGRNETPHLPIRCVWGATANNFEGTEEELRRCLNIRINPNEENPAQRRGFKHSDLKAFSEQNRPQILASVVTLVQAWIDAGRPEYSEAEPLMGSFENFCRLIGGILEFAGYTGFLSNREEFLAQSDIETEQNKSFIQAWSETYGKAMVRARDLEIMACNHFPELDALPANVARVQLGRLLGKLRDQVILGKRICRKQSDDGFRYWLAEATKPGKRVATGFIGEDDKN; encoded by the coding sequence TTGAAAATCAAGAAATCTACTTCGCCACAACGAGGGCAACTTCTGCCCCACCATCTTGAACAACTCAAGGCTTCTGGAATCTCCGATGAAGTCATAGCCGAAAGGGGCTATGAGTCGGTCACAAAGTCAGAAAAGCTCAAAGACCTTCAGTTCCCTTGGTATCAAGCAAAGGTTCCTGCCCTCTTGATCCCACTCTATCCGGTGGGAAACAACCCAAATTCTGCCGACTTTGTATCACGGCCCGACAACCCGCGTCCCGGTGAAAAGGGAAAGCCGATCAAGTATGAAACCCCGGCTGATTTTGAAGTCCCGATTGACTGCCCTCCACGATGTAAACAGGACTTGCTTGACCCTGCGATACCCCTATTCGTCACGGAAGGAATTAAGAAGGCTGATTCAGCGGCTTCACGTGGTCTGTGTTGCGTCTCGCTACTCGGGGTTTGGCAGTTCCGAAATCATGACTGGGACGAAATTGAACTGCGAAGGCGAAAGGTCTACATCGCCTTTGATTCCGATTCGTTGGAGAATCCCCATGTACACGACGCGGCAAAAAAGCTTACTAACCTTCTGCGTGGATTGGGTGCTACCGTTATTCGGCTCTACATTCCATCCGGCCCGAACGGTGAAAAAGTCGGTTTGGATGACTACTTCGCCAAGGGTGGAACACCGGAAGAACTCGTTACGTTCACAACGAGATTAAGAAGCGGAAAGTTGAAGATTCGGGCTGATCTCCCAACCATCGAAAGCCACGAGGAACGGCTTGAAGAAATGGTTGATGCTTCGATTCAAGCTTTGGTTGATCAAAATCACCCCCCGTATTTGTTCGTCTACGGAAGCCGCCTTTCCCGACTAAAGAGGTGCGAAGTGAACGGCGTTCTCTTGCCTCAGATTGAGGACGCAACCAAGGACATTATCATTGATCGTCTCAGCCAATCGTTGAACTACGTGTCTGTAAGCTCGAATGGGCGAAGAATTGTCAACCCCCCGGATATTGTGGCCCGTATGATTACGGCACGACCTGAACTGCCTGGAATCCCAACAATCAAAGGTATTGCAACCTCTCCGTTCTTTTCGAAGCAAGGCAAGCTCATTTCTGAACCAGGATACGACCCTGAATCTGGGGTTTATCTCTTCATTCGTGACGGGCTGAAGTTACCGAAACTGGACACTTCGCCGGAAGGAGTTCAAAGAGCACGTGAGACGATAGAAGACCTGATTTGTGATTTCCCGTTTGAGGACGAATCTTCCCGTGCTCATGCAGTGGCATTCCTGATTTCTCCGTTTGTTCGGGAAATGATTATCGGGCCAACTCCGATGTTCCTCTTCAATGCGCCAAAGCCCGGATCGGGAAAAACGCTTCTTATGACGACGCTTGCAAGGGTGTTTGTCGGTGATGGAGTTGCCTTCACTTCTGCCCCTCAGTTCGAAGAAGAATGGAGGAAGCGGCTAACCTCACTGTTCAAAGAAGGCGTCACGCACGGACTTTTCGACAATCTGGCAAGGTTCGGAAGTGAAGCCCTAAACACGGCTTTAACTGCCCCAGATTGCATTTGGAAAGATCGTCTACTTGGACGCAACGAAACCCCGCATTTGCCCATTCGGTGCGTTTGGGGTGCTACGGCGAACAACTTTGAAGGCACGGAAGAAGAGCTTCGAAGGTGCCTCAATATCCGAATCAATCCGAACGAAGAAAACCCGGCTCAACGGCGGGGATTCAAGCACTCGGATTTGAAGGCATTCAGTGAGCAGAATCGGCCTCAGATTCTGGCCTCAGTCGTGACTCTGGTTCAAGCTTGGATTGATGCCGGACGGCCCGAATACTCAGAAGCAGAACCCCTCATGGGAAGCTTCGAGAATTTTTGTCGGTTGATCGGTGGAATTCTCGAATTCGCCGGATATACGGGCTTTCTCTCGAATCGGGAAGAATTCCTTGCTCAATCTGACATTGAAACAGAGCAGAACAAATCCTTCATTCAAGCTTGGTCGGAAACCTACGGCAAAGCAATGGTTAGGGCTAGAGACTTGGAGATCATGGCCTGCAACCATTTCCCCGAGTTGGACGCACTCCCGGCGAACGTCGCAAGGGTGCAACTGGGAAGGCTGTTAGGGAAGCTCCGTGACCAAGTGATTCTAGGCAAACGGATTTGCCGGAAGCAGAGCGACGACGGATTCCGATATTGGCTTGCCGAAGCTACTAAGCCGGGGAAACGGGTAGCAACCGGGTTCATCGGTGAGGACGACAAGAACTAA
- a CDS encoding dienelactone hydrolase family protein, with the protein MGHWLMVASAALLSGLAQAAIVAKDVDYKVAGETYQGYVAYDSRFTGKLPGVLIVHQWGGLTDYEKMRARQLADLGYVAFCVDIYGKGIRPTDPAERGEYAGFYKNDRALFRRNLMAGLDQLKAQPKVDQGKLGAIGYCFGGTGVLELARAGANVKGVVSFHGGLDNPNPQDAAHIRAEVMVLHGADDPFVPKKDVEAFKAEMKAAKKKFTFIEYAGAVHSFTQKEAGNDNSKGAAYNEAADKASFIQMRAFFARLFK; encoded by the coding sequence ATGGGACATTGGTTGATGGTGGCAAGTGCCGCACTTCTGTCGGGGCTCGCGCAGGCGGCAATTGTGGCAAAAGATGTGGACTACAAGGTCGCAGGAGAGACTTATCAAGGTTATGTGGCGTACGACTCGAGATTTACGGGCAAGCTGCCGGGAGTTTTGATCGTGCACCAATGGGGTGGATTGACCGATTACGAAAAGATGCGTGCACGGCAGCTTGCTGATCTCGGCTATGTCGCCTTTTGCGTGGATATCTACGGCAAAGGCATACGGCCCACCGATCCTGCCGAGCGCGGAGAATACGCCGGATTTTATAAGAACGATCGCGCGCTGTTTCGCCGGAATTTGATGGCTGGTCTCGACCAACTCAAGGCCCAGCCGAAGGTAGATCAAGGCAAATTGGGCGCGATTGGATATTGCTTCGGTGGAACTGGCGTGCTAGAACTCGCTCGTGCGGGGGCCAATGTGAAGGGAGTTGTGAGCTTCCATGGCGGGCTGGATAACCCGAATCCTCAAGATGCGGCTCATATTCGAGCGGAAGTGATGGTGCTTCATGGCGCCGACGATCCGTTCGTGCCGAAGAAAGACGTCGAAGCCTTCAAGGCGGAAATGAAGGCCGCGAAGAAGAAGTTCACGTTCATCGAATATGCGGGCGCGGTGCACTCCTTCACCCAGAAGGAAGCCGGGAACGACAATTCAAAGGGCGCAGCCTATAACGAAGCGGCTGACAAAGCCAGCTTTATTCAGATGCGCGCATTCTTCGCTCGTCTGTTCAAATAA
- a CDS encoding nuclear transport factor 2 family protein, whose protein sequence is MTIEALIRAYFDAFNRHDLDATLALMTEDVVHEINQGGAEVGKDAFQKFKQTMDVHYLEQITDLEVMVSQNRGCAEFTCSGEYLKKDGNFPEAHGQKYSIRAAAIFEAKDGKICRVTSYYNVPEWVRQVTLPA, encoded by the coding sequence ATGACTATTGAAGCCCTCATTCGAGCCTATTTTGATGCCTTTAATCGCCACGACTTGGACGCCACACTCGCCCTGATGACGGAGGATGTTGTCCACGAAATCAATCAAGGTGGCGCGGAAGTTGGCAAGGATGCGTTTCAGAAATTCAAGCAGACGATGGACGTGCACTATCTAGAACAGATCACCGATCTAGAAGTGATGGTGAGCCAGAATCGCGGATGCGCCGAATTCACCTGCAGCGGTGAATATCTCAAGAAAGATGGCAACTTTCCAGAGGCGCACGGACAAAAGTACTCCATCCGCGCGGCCGCAATTTTTGAGGCGAAAGACGGCAAAATCTGCCGGGTGACATCGTATTACAACGTCCCGGAATGGGTGCGCCAGGTTACGCTGCCAGCTTAA
- a CDS encoding thioredoxin family protein, translating to MDFGGNWCDWCHKLDKLFKEGAEIAKMLQRDSVIVKVNYGPENKNEKVLAKFPERKGFPHLFVLDGKGKLLHNQDMGWLETGDHQVAAKVKEY from the coding sequence GTGGATTTTGGCGGGAACTGGTGCGACTGGTGCCACAAACTCGACAAGCTCTTCAAGGAAGGTGCCGAAATCGCGAAGATGCTCCAGCGTGACTCTGTGATCGTGAAGGTGAACTATGGCCCTGAGAACAAGAACGAAAAGGTTCTTGCGAAGTTCCCCGAGCGCAAAGGGTTCCCGCACCTCTTTGTGCTGGACGGGAAAGGGAAGCTCCTGCATAATCAGGATATGGGCTGGCTGGAAACCGGCGACCACCAAGTCGCGGCTAAGGTCAAAGAGTATTGA
- a CDS encoding DNA cytosine methyltransferase: protein MPEWVGIDLFAGAGGMSLGARSAGIQLLTAVEACPHASRTYSLNFPGTKVVCTDVRHFDDWMPNTGTDSKLILFGGPPCQGFSTSNQRTRNSDNERNHLVFTFVEAVSKLQPDVFVMENVKGILETEGAHFLQSAVDAFKKLDYQVSVHLLNAVDFGVPQRRSRVFVVGSRKRIKLQIPPQEQSLTVWDAIHDLPCLTNGANVDELPYSCNCESHYALVMRGNLQTVSGNLVTRNSDTVVNRYRHILPGQNWESIPVHLMNNYGDRTKCHTGIYKRLEKCQPSVVIGNYRKNMLIHPVQDRGLSVREAARLQSVPDSFLFSGTIGFQQQQVGNMVPPLLAKSVFEEVIKG from the coding sequence ATGCCAGAGTGGGTTGGAATCGACCTTTTCGCCGGTGCTGGGGGGATGTCCCTTGGTGCAAGGTCAGCAGGCATTCAGCTGCTGACCGCCGTCGAAGCGTGCCCTCACGCCTCCCGCACATACTCCCTGAACTTTCCTGGCACAAAGGTTGTTTGCACCGATGTAAGACACTTTGACGATTGGATGCCGAACACCGGAACAGATTCCAAGCTGATCCTCTTCGGTGGCCCACCCTGCCAAGGATTCTCCACTTCCAATCAACGCACTCGCAATTCAGATAACGAGCGCAATCATTTAGTGTTTACATTTGTGGAAGCAGTAAGCAAACTCCAACCAGATGTTTTCGTGATGGAGAACGTGAAGGGAATCCTAGAAACAGAAGGAGCCCACTTCTTACAAAGTGCAGTTGATGCCTTTAAAAAACTCGACTATCAGGTTTCGGTTCACTTGTTGAACGCCGTGGATTTTGGAGTGCCCCAACGCAGATCACGGGTTTTTGTCGTCGGTTCAAGAAAGCGAATTAAGCTCCAAATACCTCCTCAAGAGCAAAGCTTGACTGTATGGGATGCAATCCACGATTTACCATGCCTTACCAATGGAGCGAATGTTGATGAACTTCCATATTCGTGTAATTGCGAAAGTCACTATGCATTAGTTATGCGAGGCAACTTGCAAACTGTATCTGGAAATCTTGTGACCAGGAATAGCGATACTGTCGTTAACAGATATCGACACATTTTGCCAGGACAAAACTGGGAATCCATTCCAGTCCATTTGATGAACAATTATGGAGATCGCACCAAATGTCACACTGGTATTTACAAACGACTTGAAAAGTGCCAGCCATCAGTCGTGATTGGAAATTATCGAAAGAACATGTTAATCCATCCTGTGCAAGATCGTGGCCTATCGGTTCGCGAGGCCGCTAGACTTCAATCTGTTCCTGATAGCTTTCTATTCAGTGGCACAATTGGATTCCAGCAACAACAGGTAGGAAATATGGTTCCACCCTTGCTAGCAAAATCCGTCTTCGAAGAGGTCATCAAAGGATGA
- a CDS encoding FAD-dependent thymidylate synthase yields MKATLVSLRQSESARLAGAPQLTPELLAASGARYSRNNEGLEAILSKVDPENPDKSVDSIFKMIDYGHQSIADMVPVSIFIDEISIWLAYLIWSQCPTAGGQESSTRYVKLSSDGVVSPDLFGVPDAEVSKWKEFLEGAFHFYTEALQFWERVAEERPEVMRIPQSLLDDPTEKAQKQVARMRRNFAFDRSRYFLPVCALTNMMLVMSARGWVQLCQYLHSHYHPEARILGRLVTEQLRLEAPRLIKHAKEQPETVAGLKEEFDSYSMLCTAREARRFDPQATSRAEVQLLPPPGATDDLLSNSFRHHSHRYAYIAEPLRSTLIRFGWEAVSIAEIRDLNRHRTGTKYCPAVPIGFYLAQDEAQRLGLELPSSFYDFGQERLFETRRKLADRETSYSSLLLLGHEFEFWHSTTFDKYVYEVELRTGTGAHYRYAKHLIASVDQLSLKFPKTGKMIAIGSAEPE; encoded by the coding sequence ATGAAAGCAACTCTTGTATCATTACGGCAGTCTGAGTCTGCACGCCTTGCAGGTGCGCCTCAACTCACGCCGGAGCTTCTTGCGGCAAGTGGTGCTCGGTATTCACGGAACAACGAAGGACTTGAAGCTATTCTCTCCAAGGTCGATCCTGAAAATCCGGATAAGTCAGTTGATTCTATTTTCAAGATGATCGACTATGGGCATCAGTCCATTGCAGACATGGTGCCAGTCTCAATCTTCATTGACGAAATTTCCATTTGGCTTGCTTATCTTATCTGGTCTCAATGTCCGACAGCGGGTGGGCAAGAATCTTCTACTCGATATGTCAAATTATCATCTGATGGGGTAGTTTCTCCAGACCTATTTGGAGTTCCTGATGCCGAGGTCTCCAAATGGAAAGAATTTCTTGAAGGAGCATTCCACTTCTACACAGAAGCACTTCAATTTTGGGAGAGAGTTGCAGAGGAAAGACCCGAAGTGATGCGAATACCTCAAAGCTTGCTAGACGATCCTACGGAAAAGGCTCAGAAGCAAGTTGCGCGAATGCGACGAAACTTCGCTTTTGATAGGTCACGTTATTTTCTCCCAGTCTGTGCCCTTACAAACATGATGCTAGTCATGTCTGCTAGGGGTTGGGTGCAACTTTGCCAATATTTACACTCCCACTATCATCCGGAAGCCCGTATCCTCGGACGGCTTGTTACCGAACAGCTACGTCTTGAAGCACCGCGTTTGATCAAGCACGCCAAAGAACAACCTGAGACGGTTGCTGGACTCAAGGAGGAATTCGATAGCTACTCAATGCTGTGCACCGCTCGCGAGGCAAGACGGTTTGATCCTCAGGCAACTTCTCGTGCTGAGGTCCAGTTATTGCCTCCTCCGGGAGCCACTGATGATCTGCTAAGCAATTCCTTTAGACATCATAGCCATCGATACGCGTATATTGCGGAACCGCTTCGATCAACACTTATTCGATTTGGCTGGGAAGCAGTCTCCATTGCTGAAATTAGGGACCTGAACCGTCATCGCACAGGCACGAAATACTGCCCAGCTGTGCCGATTGGCTTCTACTTGGCCCAAGATGAAGCACAACGCTTGGGCCTAGAATTGCCGAGTTCTTTCTACGACTTCGGCCAAGAACGTCTCTTTGAAACACGGCGAAAACTCGCTGACCGCGAAACCAGCTATTCTTCACTACTACTTCTTGGCCATGAATTTGAGTTCTGGCACTCTACAACCTTCGATAAATACGTTTACGAGGTTGAATTGAGAACCGGAACGGGTGCTCATTACAGATATGCCAAGCACCTCATTGCATCTGTTGACCAACTCAGTCTGAAGTTCCCAAAGACGGGCAAAATGATCGCTATTGGCTCAGCTGAACCCGAGTAG